CTGTCACTAGGTTTTACTCCTGTAGGTAAAGACTTCCCAGTCTTTTTACATCCGAAAACAAAAGACGAATATGCACTTGCTCGAACAGAGCGAAAGCAAGGTCAAGGGTACACAGGGTTTGTTTGCTATGCTGAGCCTGATGTCACCATAGAGCAAGATCTATTACGCCGTGACTTAACCGTCAATGCCATGGCACAAGATAAAGACGGTAATATCATAGACCCCTACAACGGCCAACAAGATCTAAGCGATCGTATTTTACGCCACGTCTCTGATGCATTTGAAGAAGATCCTCTGCGCGTATTGCGCGTTGCTCGATTCGCTGCTCGCTACTATCAATACGGTTTTAGCATCGCGTCTGAAACGCTTGAGTTGATGAGCAAAATTTCAAACTCTGGTGAGTTGGCAACGATATCAGCTGAGCGCATTTGGAAAGAAATGCAGCGCAGTTTGACTGAGCCCAACCCTGAAGTATTTTTTGAGGTACTAAGACAGTGTCAAGCGCTAGAAAAAATTTGGCCATCGCTTGACGCGCTCTGGGATGTACCAAATCCAGCCAAATGGCACCCTGAAATTTGCACCGGTGTTCATACCATGATGGTGCTAAAATCTGCAGTAGAAAAAAGCGGTGCGACAACGATTCGTTTCGCGGCGCTTTGTCACGACTTAGGCAAAGGGCTCACCCCTCAAGAGAGGTTACCTTCACACCCAGGCCATGAAAAAGCGGGATTGGATTTGGTGGAGCAAATCTGTAACCAATTAAAAGTCCCCAATCAATATAAATCCTTAGCATTAAAAGCGTGTGAATATCATCTGCATTGCCATAAAGCTTTTGAACTAAAGGCCACAACGATATTACGCATGTTTAATCAACTGGATGTTTGGCGCAAAGTTGATGAATTTGAAGACTTTCTTGTTGTTTGTCATGCTGACTTTAATGGACGGTTAGGCAATGAGAAAGCGCCTTATCCTCAGCGAGAATTTTTATCTGAAATATCAGGTGCTTGCCGTAAAATCCAAGCACGTCCTTTTGTCGAACAAGGATTTAAAGGGAAAGACATAAAATTACAAATAGAGCAGGCACGACTAGCTAAGATTGTTGAGCTAAAAGAGGAACTCGAAGATAGAAAATAAACACGATAAAAATCATACAGTAAATGCAGCTCCCTCAACTGTTATCAGTAACATTAATCACCTAAGTAGAGGCTAAATCCAGCTCATAACCTAATTTTATGATCTAGTGACATTTTGTTACTGTTAAATGTGCAAATATCGAGCGATGATTAACCTAATTCAGATTTACTTTAATCACTTTAGGGATTGCGATATGAACATCACACACGAAAAAACAGGTGTTGCGGCACAAGAAAGCGAACATGAAAGCGAAATCATCCATGATGTTAACGCGACTAATAATCGCCAAGCATTCACCGTTAGCAAGAACAAAAACATCAGTAAGCAGCTTTTTAAGTTAGTCGATACGGTAACGCCAAACTAC
This window of the Thalassotalea atypica genome carries:
- a CDS encoding multifunctional CCA addition/repair protein, encoding MQTTISINDLDTYLVGGAVRDKLLNREVTEQDFLVIGATAAQMLSLGFTPVGKDFPVFLHPKTKDEYALARTERKQGQGYTGFVCYAEPDVTIEQDLLRRDLTVNAMAQDKDGNIIDPYNGQQDLSDRILRHVSDAFEEDPLRVLRVARFAARYYQYGFSIASETLELMSKISNSGELATISAERIWKEMQRSLTEPNPEVFFEVLRQCQALEKIWPSLDALWDVPNPAKWHPEICTGVHTMMVLKSAVEKSGATTIRFAALCHDLGKGLTPQERLPSHPGHEKAGLDLVEQICNQLKVPNQYKSLALKACEYHLHCHKAFELKATTILRMFNQLDVWRKVDEFEDFLVVCHADFNGRLGNEKAPYPQREFLSEISGACRKIQARPFVEQGFKGKDIKLQIEQARLAKIVELKEELEDRK